The uncultured Carboxylicivirga sp. genomic interval TGAAAAGACACTCGAATCCATCAAACAACTCTTCCAAGAGTAAAAAAACGAAGTCGCATCCATTCTGGCGATGGTTCTGGCTTTCTTTCCTTGTGCTTTCTCTGACTTATGCAGGATATTCATTTTATGTACCTTCCAATGACGTGAACTGGGCTGATAATATGGAATCGGCCAGGAGGCTATCCAACGATTCCGGCAAAAACATGCTACTCTTTTTTACCGGCGAGTGGTGCGTACCTTGCCGCATTATGAAGCGAGAAGTTTTTGCGGATAAGGAAGTGAT includes:
- a CDS encoding thioredoxin family protein, yielding MKRHSNPSNNSSKSKKTKSHPFWRWFWLSFLVLSLTYAGYSFYVPSNDVNWADNMESARRLSNDSGKNMLLFFTGEWCVPCRIMKREVFADKEVMKAINSQIIPVMINVDAPNAKELVKLYKVGGTPVTIFSDPEGNVIDYAVGKIGKTKFLEMLKNLDATAS